The sequence cagctgcaatTGGAAAGAAAACTTGCTTTGCTGACATTttgctaataaaaaaatacatgagtGTTCGTCTACCCCTGCATCAACTACTAAAGTCCTTTTGCTCTCTtccatttttacagtttttgctGCTGAGCGATTCCCCATCTTCTCCCTGTAAACCATCTATTTGTGCAGTTTCCCTCTTCCCTGTAACATCTACCTCCATGATCTAGTTGCCTTCAATTCAGTAGCAGCTAGCTTTCAGTCCTACTTTCATCCCTTCCTTTCCACCCTCTctgttcttttccttcttttctttcccatGCTGAAATTCTTGGAAGTCATCATTAGCTGGTGATTCAGATGATTTCTTACTCAAATGATTTCTCTCCTTTCCACTCACAATATAAACTCTcgagaacaaaaaaaatgatcaaGTAAACATGTCTCTATTACTTTGACGTGCTTTCCAGGATGTTAAACTTCTAAAGTGGATGAAAGTAAGCACGCTTTTGTGTATTCTCTTTTCATATTTAATCTGAGTTGGATTTCAAACACAGATCTTGGtatcaaatgtaaaaaatactGTGTAGTTTACCATACTTGGATCAAAATGTCTGGTATATGTGCCGTCGGCTCCTTTTACACACCAAATGTTTCATTGGACATGaagtttttttcaatttttttgtgACTGATATTCATTTGTAATAACTGAGCTTCCATTAAAGCCTCCTCCATGCTGATGTAAGCCAAGACAGGAGACAGTTGTCTGAGTTGGATCAAATGTTGGACCATTTGAGTGACCAGACTGAATGGAGAGATGTAGGGATGGAGACcagggacagaaaaaacagacatgcacacacactgtggCCCTCAGGAGCAAAGTGGAGCCTTTACAAATTGATCAGAATAGGGGACGTGTATGGATTTTAGTGGGGAGAGTCTGGGGCAGTGGCCGATTTTTAACTGCTCGGACGCCAGGGTGAAGACCATGAGGCAGCCAGGCCGCTGACACAGCGCTGGCTGCAGAAGTGCAGAGTTGCAACATTTGACAGGACATCAACAAGTAAGTCTTTGTTGGGTTGGAGGGAATGGTGGATCAATCCGGGATAAATCACAGAGGTGCTGATTTTCTTGACTTGCTCCACTTTGGCAAACTTgtgcagaaagagaaaaacaaaatctgaagcCATAGTCCTGCACAGCAATAGAAGCTTACCCAAAAGGAGAGAAGAAACACACAAGTGCGCACACAAGGGAATGAACTTGATAGCCTGGACTGGCCCAGTTCAAAATCTGGCAGCTGCACAGGCAACGGTCTGGAGGAGGGTCTGATAAGACTTGCAATCCATTTCTTCCTGATTTACTGTTACATTTTTAAGGGATTTGTGATAGAAGATGGCAGTGCACAAAAGCCTCttttaaaccaaactaaacaaaagagcATGGTTGCTTGTGACAAAATGTAAAGGACAAAAAGGTAAATAATAGCAGCCAGAACCAAAGCTGAGTGACTCTACCTTCTTAGATTTGGCTTTCTTCTCATAGGTGTCTGATAGaggcttcttcttctgctgtacTGTGGCCTTAGAGAATAGATCCTCAAACTCATTGGTGTTGACAATATCAGGTTCCTTCAGTGACCCCCACAGACTGTTGttgctagaaaaaaaaaggtaaactgatgcataaaaccataaaactcAGGTTATGGGgtgtaaaacattttatcaaaGTGTCTAAGAGAAAAGGTAAGCAACAAAGATGTTACATGGGCTTAATAAACTAAATGTTCTCACTCTGGCAGCTTATTTGATGTTTATTTGAcctgttttccattttccattttgCAGTGCGACAAAAACTTGGCAGGAACTCCTGCAATCTCGACTTTCAAAAGCACTGTTTATGAGTTAGgtgataaaaataacaaaagcttCAGACACGCTTGTTTCTGTATAATAGGACCATTTCCCGCAAAGACAAAAATCGGGGAGGCAAATGTTGTGTTTCAGAAGTTGCTGAGtaacatggaaaaaaacaaacagaagtagAAACAAGCACAAGAGATGGCTAAAGTCAAGAggatgttcagcactttgttgtTACAAACACATCTTCTGACACGCATCTGGCTATGCTTACCATCCCAGGGTCTCTTAATCACACAGACATTAACAGTTCAAAAGGcttaaaatcaaataatctAAACAAAGACTTAGTAATGACGATACTCATGATTTCCAATTATCTTTTCACACATTGCAGTTCCTCCTGCAGGTCATTGTTTGATGACATTACAGCTCATCTGTCAAGTCCCATTAACAGTAAGAAAGAGAGCCATGAACACAAGTCACATATGCAAGCACTGCATGCCATTTCATGTCCTAAATACCAGAAAAATCCACTGCAGTGCTACAGTTACTCAGTTAGGGTCAAGTGAGTCTATGTTGGCCTCCTGCTGCAGTGATGAGAGGGTCTTCTGATGAGAACTTAATTATAATGTCTCAAAAACTCCTTTGATTTCACTCTCCTCTCTTATTAAGATTGAGAACTCTGAATGTAACAGCGCAGCAAAATggcttgaaaaagaaaattatatctAAAGATTTCAGCATTATATAAATGATTTCAAATCAATCCTTAAAATCTAGCAAATGCAGCTTCCTAAGTGAGCCTCCTGCAAAACTGTACTTTCAGCTTACATTCAGACTCTGGGCACCATTTCAAAACTTGCACTGCTGCCCCTCATAACTCAGAACCCCCACACCTTTAACACAACTGATCCAGCTATAGTTAAACATCTGACCCATTTAATGCCCCTTAACTTGGCTCTTTATAGTTTAATTTATAGCCAACAAGAAACTGCTGTTGTGTAGTCAGTCAGTCCCCAAGTGCTGACAAGGACCTGCAAGAGAACCACAGCTCAGTTTCCCCCCACTAATCCAGCCATGGAAATACAAGGCCATAAAGCTGGAAGGCTGGCACTCAGTGGCAACAACCACAGCCACTGTAAATGGTCTGGATAATCCACTTATAACTACAGAGTATCTCATAAGAGCCTTTAGATTAGGAAGAGTGGTACACTGACTGTAGTTCCGATACCTCTATGGATATGAGTATTTAGACCCCATTAAGCCACAGCATAACAGAGTCACTCTTCCAGCTTTGACTCTAGTCTGGCAGTGACTCTCTGAGGTGGCcctcaaaaacataaaattaagaTGACAACGGGCAAACAAATGACGTCATGTCTGTTCTGGAAAGCCaccattattattaaatgtgaAACCAAGGTTCTCAACAAAACGGAATCTGGGAAAACATCAGCACAGGAAACTCATGATCACATGATCAGTCAGACCAACCGTTAAGACAGATTAACTGGAACAACTTATTTGGGGCAGTGCAGGTCAAAGCTGTGGGGGGAAATTGGCTGGTAAGACTGAACCCGTGAGGTTGTCCAACCTGGAGGTTTGTGTAAAACCTGTGTATTATTCTTACCTAGTCTCATTTAGCAAAACTCCTGAATCAAATCTATAAAAAGAAGATTTATACGTACTTATTGTCCTGTATTTGTATCCTTGTCCAGTACAGAGGCTTCATGGGACAGGCAGGCTCAATGGTAGGTTTCCGTGGCCCCTTCTCCACTTTCTGGCCAAACCCACCCATAGGAGGAGGTGGCGGGGGACCACAGCCtggaggagggggaggtggaggtggaccACCTCCAGGTAGGCCAAAagggggaggtggaggtggtggaggtggtggaccACCTCCTGGGGTAGGAGGtagtggaggaggtggtggtggtagaccaGTGTGACCTGGCAAAgggggtggagggggtggaggtggtcCTGAGAGGcttggtggtggaggaggaggaggaggcggagggGGTGGACAAGATGGGCCTGGGGTCGTTTCAGCTTTTAGATACAGTTCAAAAGAGTCCAAGTTGAGTTTTTTAGGCAGGTTCTGACTGGGGCTTTGAGCGAGGCCACCTCCATCACCCTCAGGGCTCTTAAGGAAGGTCTCCCTGTCCGTCTGGATTCCCACAGTGCGGCAGGTCTTTGGAGTCAGTTCATCTGCAGTGGACACAGCCACATCGCGGACCCCACCCCGCTCCTGACCCGGGCTGTCTCTCCGCAGCTTAGCAATGACTCCCTCCAGCTCTGATACTGAAACAGCATGCTCACCTCGCAGTTGGAAGATTTTAAGCTCAAAGTCGGACTGTGAAGAACAAAATGCCAGATGTACAAGTACAGAGTCACAAACTTCAGTCAGTTTGACATCACATGATAAAGCTGtatgttttcctttaaatgaaCTTGTTAGTTttctaattgttttttaatgggACTTTAATAAGAGTGATTCTTGACTGAAGAATAACAAATATGTACCATTGTTGTGGCTCAGCTGTGGGACATGTTTCCCAGTGTAAGCATAAACCCTTTAAAAAGGTCGACATCAAATTAAAGGTTTCCAGCAGACTGGCTGAGAAACCAATTCTGAGGTCAGAGTTTTCAAGGCAGTGGTCCATAAAGCAATTTATCAGTGGTACAAATTATGTAACACAGCCAGGcctactttatttttctttctgggTTTCCAATGACAGGTTTGGTTCTTGTTTGAGTTAGCAGAAGGGAGACACCTGTGAAACAcagctccatgttttcttttgatcAATGGAATACTGTCAAATTTAAGAGGGATTTAGAGAGAGCTGTCATGATGGAGACCAAAGAGATATCCATCTAAggtctgtctgcatgtgtgtggtaAGGACTAAGATTAAAAACTTCAGTAGGAACAATCCTTTAGAttgctttttttaattcaaacaaGAATCCAACTTCATCCTTGATGTACATAttctaaaaaattaaacactgaCAAGGTACTAAAAACCTGAATATTGTTAAAACATCATTGATCAGGACATATTCTCTTAACATTTTTTActtatattacattttatacaaGATGTTGTCATAAAAAAGTAATAGAGTGCAGTTTCTTCTGTCATGATGACAAAGTCTTGTTTCAAGTTCTTGAatttttaacctgtttatagTAGATTTGACTGTTTTTGAACTTTTATAGACACCATGTAGCAACTTAACTGTGGCCTCTGTAAAGTTTCTGTACTGTGAGGAAAAGCCTCACCATAGTTTGGGCTTCTGTAGTTCTGCATCTGAGCATTTCATGCTTACATGGCGCCATCTTGTGGCCACAGCTATCAGTTGCTGGAGCACATTACTGTCTATTAACAAGGTAAACTTATCAGATGTCTCCCACCAGTAACTGATTGGACAAATGTAGTTGTTTTGTTGTAACACAGCCATGACTGCTCAAATTTGAAGAACTATAGCGAGTCCCCTGAGTTGAGAGCATCACATGCATGGTATGGTCTCGACTCAAATCTACTACATTCAACTTACGTGTATTCTCTCCAGATCTTCTTTGCATTCTCTTTTCAGCTGCAAGAGGGCAGCCTGGTGCTCTGAAACAAGCCAGAACATGTACACTTAGCACTAAAAATCACTCTGCTGACTCATTATTAGTGAAttgccattttttttaagagaaacttttaaaaaacatatacaatgaaaacatttaactttcttCATCTGCAAAATGCTACAGAAGGTTGGCTTGCTTTTAGTATGAAAGGCTATATGAGACAACCAACTGGTTTTAGGTACACTGCTcccaaaacacaaataaaaagcaactaATCTGCTGCTGCCAATAAACTGGGTTAAAAATAATTAGCTAACTTCCACATGGTTTCATTGAAATCTGATAACATAAACCTGTAACAAATGTAATCTTTAACAACTCCTATTGCATTAGATAATTCATTTTATTGCGCTCATCAGTGTGTTCCTGTAAGTGTTTATTATAATAACAGTAATGTATGTTATAAAATGTCATTCtcttatcaaataaaaaaagaaacctagAGGGCAAAAAAGCATAACATTAATTCAGTAAGTAGCTCACATTCAACCAcctttccttatttttttttcatacgaATCACAGATAATACAAATGGATAAAATAATAGTATCACTTTGAcagttgcaaaaaaaaagtgtgggatgtattcatttccttttttgtgaGACTAGTCCAGTGTTTCGTAATGCTAAATCAGATAATAAATCTCATTTTCTTAGCATGTGTAGATTGGAGCAGCTCTTATATGACAGCTACCAAGATGTCCCCAGGTCATTTCACTCAGTGTGGAAACTtcctgagcaaaaaaaaaaaaaaaaacatcccaatCTGATCAGTCATCTTTTTGTGCTACCAGTAacactattatttttttatccgtGTTTGAAGCAAAAATATTGTGAAACCGagatgttttcttatttttcttgcatttattttctttttgcagagGCTTTCTTGGGCTGTATCCTAAAAAAAAACCAGAGAAGATCATTTTCAGGATGTACTTTTGAGGTGTTTACAATTTAGAATCGTCTCTCATTTCTTTACTTGACAGTATTTGAATTCATGTAACAATAAAGATTCGCAAATGAGATCAGTTTCCTTATGCAATCCTGTTTGTATGTATTGCAGATTAGATAAGCAGTTAGAGATGCTGATTGAGATTGTGTTGTTGTAATGATTAATCAGAGCCAAAGAGAATCATGTAGATACAAAAATCTTTAAGAATTTACAGTTTACTAAAACTATTCTTAACAGAATGAATGCAACTGatgctatttttattgatcaTGAATGTGTGATTTAAAGACAAGTATTACAGGGTTATGTGTATAATAAgtatgaattttatttttttttatctttatgggACACAGGCTGGACTTTTGCTCTGCAACTCAGACTCCACACTATTCTCTTTGACAAGCTGGAACAAAGGAGCTCAAAATCACTGGAATAACTCAAATTAAATCTTTATCCATTTTCTTGATAAGTCTACATCACAGAGAACACAAGCAGCAgtttttgctgctgctgtaagTTTAGATTCCCCGAAAATGAGTCTGAAAgtacagctttttccttttcaacCTCTTGTGTGTCATTCCACCTTTTAAGTGCAAAGTTTGCCAAAGAAACTGTTTCCATTCACAGTTTTGCCCCATTAAACTGTTCAATTGTTGTGCCATGATGCAACAAAAACTGTGTTCTTAAAAAGGATTTTAGGGATTTTTACAGCCTGCTGCTGATTCTTAGCTTACTCTGCATGATTTGTCTTAGACATTTCAAGTAAAGTGCAGGGGCAACGATTAGATAACGGTGCCTCTACGTTTGTTTCAATGTTTTAAAGCTGACACTCAAGCCAAAAAGGAAGATTCCTTCAAGCGATTCTATTGTAGCTCTACTGGCTGTTGTCCACCAAGCCAATCAGTGTgaggtgtgtctgtgtgaggtTAGCTCGGATGATCCTGTGTATGCATTCCTGGTCTTTGATGTAAACAAAGGCAACAGTGTCTAAATCTAGAAGCTTGAAGTTCTTACCTGCTTCTGTATACTTGAGCcccaccttctcctcctcatctttaGGTTTAGGTGGAGGCCAAACAGCCTGCAGACGCCCTGGAGTCCGGTCCTCACTGTCTGTAGGGGATACGACCTCTGTCTACAGGGAGAAATAACATGAGTGAATACCATGACCAGTGTGATTCATGCCTTTGTATCAAGGCAAAATAATTTCCACAAAATTATGTGGTGCAGTCATGACTTCATGTTATGGCTACATACACTAGCCTCTGTGGGACTTGTGAGGTCACTGCCAGCAGATTTGGAGGTTTTCTCAAAAATGGACCGCAGAATTTCCTTGTCattcttgattttctttttcactgccTCAAGGTCAGCATCTTCTGTCTTCTCCTTTTTAAGAGTCTTGGGGCCAAAAAGGCTTCTAAAGGTTTCATAAGCTAGGTCTGAGGTCTTCTTTCTCTCAGGGGTGAAGGTAGGAGTAGGTGGATCTGGACTTTTCCCTTCTGCAACCTCTCCTCCATTCTCAGACTCATTTTTGCCATTAACACCATCACTCTCTGGCTCACTATTTGATTTTTTAGTGTCATCATGATTGTCTACGTTGTGTGGCTCAATGAGCTGTCCCACCACAGAGCTTTTAGACTCTGCAGCTGATTTAAGCTCCAAGTGCTTTTTGATTGGAGAGGCTGTCTTCTGCTCGGGAAAAAGCTTGGCTTTGTTTACTGTCTTCTTGAGGCTGAGCAAGGCCAGTTCAGCATCCTTCTCCCTCTGCTTGATCTCTGACAGTACCTCCCTGTCTTCCCCCACCACTCCTTTCTTCAGCACCCGCAAACCACTAAAGAGAGCTGGCATCTGGAAGGAAGGGGGTGAAGAGAAAGCCGTGCCCTTGGATGGGGATGAGTTGGAAGAGGTAGAGGTGGTAGCAGATGAAACTGGTGTTGCTGTATGTGTTTGTAGAGTCTTTACATCTGTTGTGTCCTGTGCAGCAGGGCTGGCACATTGGCTATCAATTGTGGACTCTTCAGGTGTAGATAACGGAGATTTGAGCATGTCACACCTGGACTGTGTCAAACCAGTGGTGTCTGCTTGTTTCTCTGGATTGAATGATGACTGGTTTAAGACCTCAGGTGTCACTGAGCTGGAATGACGCTCTTCAGGTCCCTCTTCAGCTTGTTGCTCTTGTGTctcctcattttgttttaatggagAGGCCATGTCAGTTTCATGGCCTGAAACCTCCAAAATCTGATGCCCAGAGATGACTGAAGGAACTGGCTGAGAGCAATCTATTCCAGCATACTCCTCATTATCATCTGCTGCCACATCCATTTTAGTATTTTCCTCAGCTGGTGATGCTTCTGTAACCACAGACACTGTGGTAGTACTCTCTTTGGAACAACAGGTATCTTCCTGTTTGGACCCTGAAGAGACCAGAGATAACCTAGATTTACCTCTACTGGCATATCTACTGGAGTATAGAATAGCCTCTATGCGGGATCTTTCCTTAAATTTGTGTGTTGTAAAGACAGGCACTTTTGGCGCTTCTCCATCTCCATGTTCCACTGCATTATCATCCCCATCGGGTAGAGCAGATGTTCCAGAAGTGTCACAATTGACCCCTGCCTCTGACAGCTTGTGGGCcccctcatcatcctcattttCTGCGTCACTATATGTTTCCACCCGTGTGACCTGTACCAGATCAGAGTCAACTGTGGCTCTAACTGCTGCTTTAACTTGTTCACCAGAATCCTTCTCGGATGATTCAGTCGTTTGCTCTAAATCACAGGAATCAGTCACATTATCCTGAAGCACATATAGACTTCCTGGGaggttttctttacttttaatttgACTACTTTCAGGGTTATAAATCTCTCCATCTGAAAGCTCCTTAAACGATGTCAACACAGCTGGATTTGCACCCTGATCCCGTGTGAATAAACTGCTGAAGGCGTTAAGGATGGAACTAGTGGGCTGCTTCCCTTGTTCATCTGAGTTAACACTTGTGCTGTCCATGTTTACTCAGAGTGTGACTCAAGCTGAGAGcaaaaagaggaaaaccaaAGCTGATAGTAGGTTCAGTATCCAAAAATATTACCAAAGGTTCATCTCCCCACATCCAGTTTTCCAAGCCGTTCCTGTTTAACTTCTACTGTTGGCAGggaacaaaagaacaaaaggcCTTTGTATTGACAAATCTCCCCCACTCCTCTTACCTTCTCTTGGAGGCAGCCTGTTATAGCAAAACTATCCTGTAATCCATTCTAATGATACACAAACAGGCTGCATATAGTAGGCATTCATAATATTACAAAGACTACTCCTGGCTGTATGCTGTCTGTGGTACGTTTAAACCTCCGTTCTGTGAGCAGGATTCCATGACACAGCAAGTAAAGTCAAGTTGCAGAGTGGTTGGAAGGCTGCCCTGCTGTAATCTCCCAGGAACAGCAGCAGAACAGAGTTCACCTGTTTTTCACAAAAGCGTTTCTAACAGCTTGAGCGGCATTCTTCATCAAGTTCCTGGTTCTCTACATGTTGGTGTGCGGTCTGTAATCCATGACTAAACAGTTCTTCTAGTTGGAGTTTGTCTTCTTGCGCGTGTTGGTCTCAGTTTTCAGGAAAATCTTGTGTGCTGGTGTGTGAGAAAATCCTTTAAGgttggaggggaaaaaaaagagaggattTCACTGGTCTACCCAGTCTGGAGACGCCTGTCTTGAGGTCCCTCCCTCCCTGGGAGGGAACCTACAGAGCCAGGCACCACAGGTGTCTGATTACCTATGCTCACTTGAAAGCCCCTGAAATAGCTGCAAAGGTAAAAGAGCAATCACAGACAGGGAAATAGATAAACGTGTGGAGGTCTGTGAAGTAGCATTACACCATAAAGCGGTGAGCTCCTGCAACACAGAGTTTAAGATGAAGAGATTAGGCAGCCTGGTGATAGCCAGCTTGAGCTAATATGCTAAGATGCTAACGTGTGATTACTAGCTTGTGAACACTCAAAAGAGAACAGCTGCTGAATTCAACCGGAAAAAAATATTGCATATTGAtttacctacctacctacctcaTCTACAAACACCAAAATGCTCTCCATACAACTGGCTTTCCGATTAAAATCAGCAGTTTAGCTGCATGGCAATGTTTGTAGAGATCTTTCAAAACTTacaagctaacattagctaaagTTGACATGCTA comes from Melanotaenia boesemani isolate fMelBoe1 chromosome 20, fMelBoe1.pri, whole genome shotgun sequence and encodes:
- the LOC121631460 gene encoding formin-like isoform X1, whose translation is MDSTSVNSDEQGKQPTSSILNAFSSLFTRDQGANPAVLTSFKELSDGEIYNPESSQIKSKENLPGSLYVLQDNVTDSCDLEQTTESSEKDSGEQVKAAVRATVDSDLVQVTRVETYSDAENEDDEGAHKLSEAGVNCDTSGTSALPDGDDNAVEHGDGEAPKVPVFTTHKFKERSRIEAILYSSRYASRGKSRLSLVSSGSKQEDTCCSKESTTTVSVVTEASPAEENTKMDVAADDNEEYAGIDCSQPVPSVISGHQILEVSGHETDMASPLKQNEETQEQQAEEGPEERHSSSVTPEVLNQSSFNPEKQADTTGLTQSRCDMLKSPLSTPEESTIDSQCASPAAQDTTDVKTLQTHTATPVSSATTSTSSNSSPSKGTAFSSPPSFQMPALFSGLRVLKKGVVGEDREVLSEIKQREKDAELALLSLKKTVNKAKLFPEQKTASPIKKHLELKSAAESKSSVVGQLIEPHNVDNHDDTKKSNSEPESDGVNGKNESENGGEVAEGKSPDPPTPTFTPERKKTSDLAYETFRSLFGPKTLKKEKTEDADLEAVKKKIKNDKEILRSIFEKTSKSAGSDLTSPTEASTEVVSPTDSEDRTPGRLQAVWPPPKPKDEEEKVGLKYTEAEHQAALLQLKRECKEDLERIHSDFELKIFQLRGEHAVSVSELEGVIAKLRRDSPGQERGGVRDVAVSTADELTPKTCRTVGIQTDRETFLKSPEGDGGGLAQSPSQNLPKKLNLDSFELYLKAETTPGPSCPPPPPPPPPPPPSLSGPPPPPPPPLPGHTGLPPPPPPLPPTPGGGPPPPPPPPPPFGLPGGGPPPPPPPPGCGPPPPPPMGGFGQKVEKGPRKPTIEPACPMKPLYWTRIQIQDNNNNSLWGSLKEPDIVNTNEFEDLFSKATVQQKKKPLSDTYEKKAKSKKIIKLLDGKRSQAVGILISSLHLEMKDIQQAVLNVDNSVVDLETIEALYENRATSDELDRIMGHYQTSKEDEVKLLDKPEQFLYELSQIPDFAGRAHCIIFQSVFLETISSIRRKVEIISNVCKGLLECKSLQDVMGLVLAFGNYMNGGNRTRGQADGFGLEILPKLKDVKSRDNRINLVDYVVLYYLRNFDKHAGTEKSVFPLPEPQDFFQAAQVKFDDLTKDIRKLKRDLTACEKDVQKVCTNSSEDHLQPFKEKMDTFISAAQKEHSAEEDQLNTAQKSFQDMVGYFGIKPKPGEKEVTPNYVFMLWYEFCNDFKNTWIRQSKNISKERLKEAQENIKKITAEKRVETKKINANSLKERLRQKEASVSSS